In Bufo gargarizans isolate SCDJY-AF-19 chromosome 5, ASM1485885v1, whole genome shotgun sequence, the following are encoded in one genomic region:
- the CAPSL gene encoding calcyphosin-like protein isoform X1, with product MAGTARHDREMAMQAKKNLTTCTDPLEKLRLQCLSRGSAGIKGLGRVFKIMDDDNSRSLDFKEFLKGLNDYGVMIDKNEAQQLFSLFDKDGGGTIDFDEFLVTLRPPMSNARKEIIMQAFRKLDKTGDGVVTVEDLRGVYNAKYHPKYQNGEWTEDQVFRSFLDNFDSPYDKDGQVTPDEFTNYYAGVSASIDTDVYFITMMKNAWRL from the exons ATGGCCGGCACGGCTAGGCACGACCGCGAGATGGCGATGCAGGCAAAGAAAAACCTGACCACCTGCACAGACCCATTGGAGAAGCTTCGTCTGCAATGTCTCTCACGGGGCTCTGCGGGAATTAAAGGCCTGGGAAG AGTATTTAAGATCATGGATGATGATAACAGCAGGTCACTGGATTTTAAGGAGTTCTTAAAAGGACTGAATGACTATGGCGTGATGATAGACAAAAATGAGGCTCAGCAGCTTTTCTCCCTATTCGACAAAGACGGAGGCGGAACTATAGACTTTGATGAATTCTTGGTCACATTGCGG CCGCCTATGTCGAATGCAAGGAAGGAAATAATCATGCAGGCCTTTAGAAAGCTGGATAAAACTGGGGACGGGGTTGTCACCGTCGAAGATTTGCGAGGTGTCTATAATGCAAAATACCATCCAAAGTATCAGAACGGAGAGTGGACAGAAGATCAAGTTTTTAGGAGTTTTCTAGACAACTTTGACTCTCCGTATGACAAAGACGGACAG GTCACTCCGGACGAATTCACAAACTACTACGCTGGCGTCAGTGCTTCCATCGATACGGACGTTTACTTCATCACCATGATGAAGAACGCCTGGCGGCTCTAA
- the CAPSL gene encoding calcyphosin-like protein isoform X2 has protein sequence MAGTARHDREMAMQAKKNLTTCTDPLEKLRLQCLSRGSAGIKGLGRVFKIMDDDNSRSLDFKEFLKGLNDYGVMIDKNEAQQLFSLFDKDGGGTIDFDEFLVTLRPPMSNARKEIIMQAFRKLDKTGDGVVTVEDLRGVYNAKYHPKYQNGEWTEDQVFRSFLDNFDSPYDKDGQVTKTEFLNYYSGVSASIDSDVYFVLMMTNAWKL, from the exons ATGGCCGGCACGGCTAGGCACGACCGCGAGATGGCGATGCAGGCAAAGAAAAACCTGACCACCTGCACAGACCCATTGGAGAAGCTTCGTCTGCAATGTCTCTCACGGGGCTCTGCGGGAATTAAAGGCCTGGGAAG AGTATTTAAGATCATGGATGATGATAACAGCAGGTCACTGGATTTTAAGGAGTTCTTAAAAGGACTGAATGACTATGGCGTGATGATAGACAAAAATGAGGCTCAGCAGCTTTTCTCCCTATTCGACAAAGACGGAGGCGGAACTATAGACTTTGATGAATTCTTGGTCACATTGCGG CCGCCTATGTCGAATGCAAGGAAGGAAATAATCATGCAGGCCTTTAGAAAGCTGGATAAAACTGGGGACGGGGTTGTCACCGTCGAAGATTTGCGAGGTGTCTATAATGCAAAATACCATCCAAAGTATCAGAACGGAGAGTGGACAGAAGATCAAGTTTTTAGGAGTTTTCTAGACAACTTTGACTCTCCGTATGACAAAGACGGACAG GTGACAAAAACTGAATTCTTGAACTATTACTCGGGAGTGAGCGCCTCGA